The sequence below is a genomic window from Variovorax paradoxus B4.
TGCTGAAGCCGGAGAATGCGTGAGCATGGGTACGAGGAAAGCGCTGAGTTGGAGCGACGTCAAGGACAAGCTTGCCGACTTCGACCGCCCGGGCTTGATCGGCCTGGTGCAGGACCTCTACGCCGCCAGCAAGGATAACCAAGCCTTCCTGCACGCGCGCTTCGGGCTCGGCGACGATGTGCTGAAACCGTACAAGGCAACCATCGACCGCTGGCTGTGGCCCGACGTGTTTAAGAACCAGGACACCTCGGTCACGAAGGCCAAGAGGGCCATCGCGGATTACAAGAAGGCCGTCGACCAGCCGGAGAGCCTGGCCGAGCTGATGGTGTTCTTCTGCGAGCGGGCGGTGGGCTTCAGCAACGATCTCGGCGTGCAGGACGAAGGCTACTTCAACGCCCTGGTGCGGATGTTCGGGCAGGCGTTGAAAGTCATGGACGCTTTGCCCGAAGGACGCAGGTCCGCATTGTTGGCTCGCCTGGACGCTGTCCGACGCCTCGGCCACAACCTGGGATACGGCGTTGGCGACAACATGGACGACCTGTTGGCCGAGCGTGGATTCGATGGCGGACCGCGATGAACTCACCAAGCTGCGCGCGGAGAACAGCCGGCTGATCGCGCTGCTCGAATCGCACGGCATCGAATGGCGGACGCGGCAGCAGCCGTCCCCATCGCCCGTCGAGCCATCGAGACTGTCCACTGACGAGAAGGTCGCTATCTTCCGACGGCTCTTCCGCGGTCGTACCGATGTGTTTCCCGTCCGATGGGAGAGCAAGACCACCGGCAAGTCGGGCTACGCGCCGGCTTGCGCGAATGAGTGGCGCACCGGGGTGTGCGAGAAGCCGCGCATCAAGTGCGGAGACTGCGGCAATCGTCTGCTCGTCCCGCTGTCGGACGCGAGGCGCAACCGCAGCTTGTCGGCAGGGCAGAGGGTCTTCTTGCAGGCGGTGTCGGTGAGCATGGGGGAACAATTTCGGCGACTGGAGCGGAAACTGTACCCGTTCCCCCGTTTGTTCCCCCAAATTCGACGAATTTCAGCGGTTCATCGTGGTTGCTCATGGAGCAAAACGCTGGCTTCTACAGAGGGGAAATGGCTGCTTGCGGTTCTTTGTGGAGGAACGTGGAGCAAAGAAATGGCCTGCCCGGAGGGGATCGAACCCCCGACAACCTGCTTAGAAGGCAGGTGCTCTATCCAACTGAGCTACGGGCAGATTCCGGGCCGGACAGAAGAAAACCGGGTTGGCGCGAAAGGGTTTGAACCTTCGACCCTCGGGCCCCCAGGCAGGGAGACATACCAGGCAGATCAACGACTTGGTCGCCTCTGCTTTTGACCGGGAAGGCCGGATTCTACCCACATCCACGTCTGAGGCCCGAGCGCCGGGAGGCGATCAGATCTGCACGAAGTCGCTGACCGGATCGAAGTTCTCGATGGCCCACGCGCGGAGCAACCCAAGCGCCTCGGTTTCCGATTGGCCGAAGGTCTGGTGGTGCGCCAGCGGGGTGGAGTTGACCTCATCCGTGGCACGCGGGGCTCGGCGATTGGGCATCCAGTACAAGGTAGCCGTGTAGGAGACGAGGTCCTGGGTGACCTGGACCAGGCCGGTCTGGTTGCCAATCTTCAGTTCGTAGTAGGGCACGGACAAGCCTGCGTCAGTGAATGTTGAATTTCGACTGTACGCGATGAATCCGCCCCTGGGATCGTTTTCGGCTGAGGAGGCAAGGCTCGCGGCACTATTCGAACCTTATTTCGGCCACCGTCGGGGCATTCGGCTCCCTGGTATTTGCATTCGCGATGGCGCCGTCTTTTCTGAACCAGTAACGGCAGCCGGTTCTCAAGGCCATCGTCACGCACATCAAGCCATCGGCATCGAGGAACCATGTGCCGGACGCTCTGCCGGGGCCGCTTTGGTTGACAAAGTCCACGCGGCCGTCCGCATGGAATTGCCAGCGCGAAACCATTCCGGTCGCAAGATTGCTTGAAACGATGGCCCTGCCAATCAAGGTCTTCTCGATTTCAGCCTTGCCGAGAAATACCCGATCATCGGCTGACAGCCGCTCCTCGGAAACGGCGGGCATGGCCGCGGCGCACAACAACACGCAGATGATGTGACGGGTGGGCATGATGGGCCCCTTCATGACGTTGCCGGAACGCGCCGCCGTGCGGCCAGTGATCCATCGTTGTTACGAGAAAATAACAAAAAAGTATTACTTTCCCGTGTCCCGAATTTCTTTCCGGGCCCGCCTGCGGGGACCGGTTCTCCGATGCCAATTGCCCAGAAACACCAAACGACACGATCTGTGCTCCGATGGATCACTCGGCAAGTGCCGAGGAGTGGCATGGATCAGGAGTCGGAAGCGAGTTGACGAGACGCTAACGACGGTGCCGGATCACTATGCCCGCACGGTCGATGGCGCATGTACTGCACTTGTAAGTGGCTACCGTCTTTGGAAATCCGGAGCCCAAAACAAAATGCCTGCAACGACGTCAGTCATTGCAGGCATTCAATTTTCTTTGGTCGGGGCGAAAGGATTCGAACCTTCGACCCTCTGGTCCCAAACCAGATGCGCTACCAGGCTGCGCTACACCCCGACAAGCCTTCTATTCTAGCCCGAATAACTGGGTGCTCAGCGCTTCTCGTATTGGGTCTTGCCGAAAAGGATCTCGCGCTCCTTGTCGCCGGTGATCGGCTGGCGCAGGTCGGCCAGCACTTTCACGCCGCGCTGAACCGCGGGGCGTGCGGCGATGCCGTCGAACCAGGCTTTCAGGTGCGGGTAGTCGGTGAGCGTGATGCCCTGGTTTTCCCAGCTGCGCAGCCACGGAAAGATCGCGATGTCGGCAATCGAATAGGTCTTGCCGGCAATGAATTTGTTTTTCGACAACTGCTTGTCGATCACGCCGTAGAGGCGCTTGGCTTCGTTGCTGTAGCGCTCGATGGCGTAGCTGATTTTTTCAGGGGCATAGATGCGGAAGTGATGGGCCTGGCCGAGCATGGGGCCGACACCGCCCATCTGGAACATGAGCCACTGCAGAACGTCGTAGCGTTCGCGGTCGGTCCCGGGCAGCAGCTTGCCGGTCTTGCCTGCCAGGTAGACGAGGATGGCGCCCGATTCGAAGAGCGAGATCGGCTTGCCGTCCGGACCGTCCGGGTCGGTGATGGCGGGAATCTTGTTGTTGGAGCTGATCTGCAGGAACTCGGGCGCGAACTGGTCGCCCTTGCCGATGTTGATCGGACGGGCGTTGTACGGCAGGCCGCACTCCTCCAGCATGATGTGAATCTTGTGGCCGTTGGGCGTGGGCCAGGAATAGACCTCGATGGGCGATGCAGGCATGTCGCGGGCTCCGATGTTGGGGGTTGTGATGCGAGGGAGGCAGCATATACGCGGCCATCCGGACGCGTGCAGCGCCGGGAATTACGCACGCTCGCTGCCTTGCGGCAGCACGCTCACGCAACGGCCGAGGTGGACGACAGGTGCTGGTGGATCAGCGCGACCACGGCAGCGCCTTCGCCGATGGCACCGCCCACGCGCTTGACCGAACCCGAGCGCACGTCGCCCACGGCAAAGACGCCCTGCACGCTGGATTCCAGCGCAGTGGCTGGCCGCGCCGGAAAGCCGCTGCTGGCCGCATCGCCCGTCCGCACGAAACCATGCTTGTCGACCGAGACGCCGCAGCCCTCGAGCCAGCTGGTCTCGGGCTCGGCGCCAACGAAGAGGAAGATGTTGCGTGCGGCGCAGTCGTGTTCGTTGCCCGTGGTCTGGCAGCGCCACCTTGCACCCGTCAGTCCTTCGCCGGAATCGCCGTTGAGCTTCACCAACTGCGTATGGGGGTGCAGTTCGATGTTGGGCGTGGCCTCGATGCGGTCGATCAGGTAGCGCGACATGCTGGCTGCCAGCGACGGGCCGCGCACCAGCACGTTGACCTTGGCCGCATGGCGCGACAGGAACACCGCGGCTTGGCCTGCCGAGTTGCCGCCGCCGACGAGCGCAACCTCCTGCTGCGCGCAGAGCTTGGCCTCGATGGCCGATGCCCAGTACCAGATGCCGCGGCCCTCGAACTCGGACAGCCTCGGCACGTCGGGCCGCCGGTAGCGTGCGCCGCTTGCAATCACCACCGTGCGTGCATTGATGGCGCGGCCGTCGGCAAGGGCGATGCGCAGGCTGCCCATGGGGTTGTCGCGCGTGCAGTCCAGCGACGTGACCTTGGCCGGAATCAGCATTTCCACGCCGAACTTCTGGGCCTGCACGAAGGCCCGGCCCGCAAGCGCCTGCCCCGAGATGCCGGTGGGAAAACCGAGGTAGTTCTCGATGCGCGCACTCGCGCCGGCCTGCCCGCCAAACGCGCGGCAGTCGAGCACGATCACGCGCAGGCCCTCGGAGGCCGCATACACCGCGGTCGCGAGGCCGGCAGGGCCGGCGCCGACCACCGCCACGTCGAACAGTTCGTTGTGCTCCGCGGTGTCGACCATGCCCAGGCAGCGGGCCAGCGCATCTTCGGCGGGGTTGACCAGCACCGAGCCGTCGGGGCACACGGCAAGCAGCTTGCAGGTGCCGTACTGCTCGAGCAGCGCGGCGGCGCCGGGATCTTCGGCCGCATCGACCAGGTGGTAGGGATGCCCGTTGCGGCGCAGGAAGTTCTCCAGCCGCGCCATGTCCGGCGCCTCTGG
It includes:
- a CDS encoding glutathione binding-like protein; protein product: MPASPIEVYSWPTPNGHKIHIMLEECGLPYNARPINIGKGDQFAPEFLQISSNNKIPAITDPDGPDGKPISLFESGAILVYLAGKTGKLLPGTDRERYDVLQWLMFQMGGVGPMLGQAHHFRIYAPEKISYAIERYSNEAKRLYGVIDKQLSKNKFIAGKTYSIADIAIFPWLRSWENQGITLTDYPHLKAWFDGIAARPAVQRGVKVLADLRQPITGDKEREILFGKTQYEKR
- a CDS encoding FAD-dependent oxidoreductase, which gives rise to MATAASSNFDNRLHQTFPVLSDTEIARIAHFGTVQRFERGERLFTAGETSPGMFVLLKGVVAVTQRDGLGHVVPIVRQGPGEFLAEVGQLSGRPALVDGHAEEEVEALIVPPAQLRALLVAEADLGERITRALILRRVALIESGASGPVLIGRPEAPDMARLENFLRRNGHPYHLVDAAEDPGAAALLEQYGTCKLLAVCPDGSVLVNPAEDALARCLGMVDTAEHNELFDVAVVGAGPAGLATAVYAASEGLRVIVLDCRAFGGQAGASARIENYLGFPTGISGQALAGRAFVQAQKFGVEMLIPAKVTSLDCTRDNPMGSLRIALADGRAINARTVVIASGARYRRPDVPRLSEFEGRGIWYWASAIEAKLCAQQEVALVGGGNSAGQAAVFLSRHAAKVNVLVRGPSLAASMSRYLIDRIEATPNIELHPHTQLVKLNGDSGEGLTGARWRCQTTGNEHDCAARNIFLFVGAEPETSWLEGCGVSVDKHGFVRTGDAASSGFPARPATALESSVQGVFAVGDVRSGSVKRVGGAIGEGAAVVALIHQHLSSTSAVA